A window of the Streptomyces griseochromogenes genome harbors these coding sequences:
- a CDS encoding MFS transporter, producing MASANVAAAGPETAAGKPPRTLWRNGDFLKFWLGETVSLLGTQVTTLALPLTAIRAFGASDEQVGLLRFLQLAPYLGLALIFGVWVDRVRRRRVMLAANLVRMVLLALVPVLHWADALSMVTLTVIACAVGVASVLFDVSWMSYVPTLVRDPDQYVEASAKMGVSSSTADVAGPGLAGVLVSALTAPVALIVDVFSYLVSVISLLLIRTPEPRPERGTRRRIRSELRDGLRWVMTDRILRALALVGFCCNFSMITVWTMFLLHGTRDLHLAPSVLGGIFATASVGGLIGALVSGRVIRRFRLGRVYLLAQSALLLGPSLLATAAGPTRLVIAMCVASFFVTYLGLGVANVIIVSLRQTSTPGTMMGRMTAAFRTLLFGGGALGGLSAGLLTGALGGRGALTVAAIGSAAVAIGLFASPVTKLAALPAPAELRAQG from the coding sequence ATGGCGTCGGCGAACGTGGCGGCGGCCGGCCCGGAGACGGCGGCCGGAAAGCCACCCAGGACCCTCTGGCGCAACGGCGACTTCCTCAAGTTCTGGCTGGGCGAGACCGTGTCGCTGCTCGGCACCCAGGTGACGACCCTCGCGCTGCCCCTCACCGCCATCCGCGCGTTCGGGGCGAGCGACGAGCAGGTGGGACTGCTGCGGTTCCTGCAGCTCGCCCCCTACCTCGGCCTCGCCCTGATCTTCGGGGTCTGGGTGGACCGGGTCCGCAGGCGCAGAGTCATGCTCGCGGCGAACCTGGTCCGGATGGTCCTGCTGGCGCTGGTCCCCGTCCTGCACTGGGCGGACGCCCTCAGCATGGTCACCCTGACGGTCATCGCGTGCGCCGTCGGTGTCGCGTCGGTGCTGTTCGACGTCAGCTGGATGTCGTACGTCCCCACCCTGGTCCGCGACCCCGATCAGTATGTCGAGGCGAGCGCGAAGATGGGCGTCAGCTCCTCCACGGCGGACGTGGCGGGGCCCGGTCTGGCAGGCGTCCTGGTGTCGGCGCTGACCGCGCCGGTGGCACTGATCGTGGACGTCTTCTCGTACCTGGTCTCCGTGATCTCCCTGCTGCTCATCCGCACGCCCGAGCCGCGTCCGGAGCGGGGCACCCGCCGCCGCATCCGGTCGGAGCTGCGGGACGGCCTCCGCTGGGTCATGACGGACAGGATCCTGCGCGCCCTTGCGCTCGTCGGGTTCTGCTGCAACTTCTCCATGATCACCGTATGGACGATGTTCCTGCTCCACGGCACACGCGACCTGCATCTCGCCCCGTCGGTTCTCGGCGGCATCTTCGCCACGGCCTCGGTGGGCGGCCTCATCGGCGCGTTGGTCTCCGGACGGGTGATCAGGCGGTTCCGCCTCGGACGCGTCTACTTGCTGGCCCAGTCGGCCCTGCTGCTCGGTCCCAGCCTCCTCGCCACCGCCGCCGGACCGACCCGGCTGGTGATCGCGATGTGCGTGGCGTCCTTCTTCGTCACGTACCTGGGACTCGGCGTCGCCAATGTCATCATCGTCAGCCTCCGGCAGACGAGCACTCCCGGGACCATGATGGGGCGGATGACCGCGGCCTTCCGGACGCTGCTGTTCGGCGGCGGCGCACTCGGTGGCCTGTCCGCCGGGCTCCTGACCGGCGCGCTCGGCGGCAGGGGCGCCCTGACCGTCGCGGCGATCGGCTCCGCCGCCGTGGCGATCGGACTCTTCGCGTCCCCTGTCACCAAGCTGGCAGCCCTGCCGGCACCGGCCGAGCTACGTGCGCAGGGGTGA
- a CDS encoding aminotransferase class V-fold PLP-dependent enzyme produces MRQQSNASLPAEESLLETAAGIAALRADTPGCESVIHFNNAGCGLVAHPVLAAMTEHLRLEAAIGGYEASAAREAQVRDFYASVADILGTGPGNIAFAGSATYAYTKALSAIDFRAGDVILTTRNDFISNQIAFLALRKRFGVEIVHAPDHPDGSGVDVDAMAALMRSRRPRLVAATHVPTNSGLVQPVAEIGRHCRELGLLYLVDACQSVGQYAIDVDEIGCDLLTATCRKFLRGPRGSGFLYVSDRVLREGYEPLFIDMYGARWVEPETYRPVDSAARFEEWEFPYATLLGCAAAVRYALRVGLEPISRRTPALAARLRDRLADIPGIRLLDRGPAPAALVTFEIEGWQPQPFKTALDEQGINSALSFREFAQHDFGDKDVDWCLRLSPHYYNTEDEVDTVAAAVAELAEQGQRNR; encoded by the coding sequence ATGAGACAACAGAGTAACGCTTCTCTCCCCGCTGAAGAATCGCTTCTCGAGACGGCGGCCGGGATCGCGGCGCTGCGCGCCGACACCCCGGGCTGCGAGTCGGTCATCCACTTCAACAACGCGGGCTGCGGCCTGGTGGCCCACCCCGTCCTCGCGGCGATGACCGAACACCTCCGACTGGAGGCGGCCATCGGCGGTTACGAGGCCTCCGCCGCACGGGAAGCCCAGGTCCGTGACTTCTACGCGTCGGTCGCCGACATCCTGGGCACCGGACCCGGCAACATCGCCTTCGCCGGCAGCGCGACCTATGCGTACACCAAGGCCCTGTCGGCGATCGACTTCCGGGCCGGCGACGTCATCCTCACCACGCGCAACGACTTCATCTCCAACCAGATCGCGTTCCTCGCCCTGCGCAAACGCTTCGGTGTCGAGATCGTCCACGCCCCCGACCACCCCGACGGCAGCGGCGTCGACGTCGACGCCATGGCGGCGCTCATGCGTTCCCGCCGCCCCCGCCTCGTCGCCGCGACGCATGTGCCCACCAACTCCGGCCTCGTCCAGCCGGTGGCCGAGATCGGCCGCCACTGCCGGGAACTGGGCCTGCTCTACCTCGTGGACGCCTGCCAGTCGGTGGGGCAGTACGCGATCGACGTGGACGAGATCGGCTGCGACCTGCTCACCGCGACCTGCCGCAAGTTCCTTCGCGGCCCGCGCGGTTCGGGTTTCCTCTACGTCTCCGACCGCGTCCTGCGGGAGGGCTACGAGCCCCTGTTCATCGACATGTACGGCGCCCGCTGGGTCGAGCCCGAGACGTACCGGCCGGTGGACAGCGCCGCACGGTTCGAGGAGTGGGAGTTCCCGTACGCCACCCTGCTCGGCTGCGCGGCGGCGGTGCGCTACGCCCTTCGGGTCGGCCTGGAGCCGATCTCCCGCCGGACGCCCGCGCTGGCCGCCCGGCTGCGCGACCGCCTGGCAGACATCCCCGGCATACGGCTCCTCGACCGCGGGCCGGCCCCGGCGGCGCTCGTCACCTTCGAGATCGAGGGCTGGCAGCCGCAGCCGTTCAAGACGGCCCTGGACGAGCAGGGCATCAACTCGGCTTTGAGTTTCCGGGAGTTCGCGCAGCACGACTTCGGCGACAAGGATGTCGACTGGTGCCTGCGCCTGTCACCGCACTACTACAACACCGAGGACGAGGTCGACACGGTCGCCGCAGCCGTCGCCGAACTCGCTGAGCAGGGGCAGAGGAACCGCTGA
- a CDS encoding PLP-dependent aminotransferase family protein: MSDSSSTEALVGILRGEIARLTPGDRMPSSRELTARHGVSPVTVSRAFAQLSAEGEVVTRPGSGTYVAPRRTRSAADAPDTSWQAVALAGRDFDPGAADSLSDAPPAGGIAMAGGYLHPSLRPERALSAALARAARRPGAWDRAPAAGLAPLRAAFAQAAGSAVGPEDVLITGGGQGALSMLFRALAAPGSPVLVESPTYPGALAAARAAGLRPVAVPMDGEGVRPDLLADAFAVTGARLLYCQPTFHNPTGAVLAPARRRQVVDVARAAGAFLVEDDFARHLGHGGPVPLPLVSDDRDGTVVQLTSLTKPASPSLRIGAVIARGPVMRRLQGMRRVDDFFVARPLQEAALELVSTPAWDRHLRALSTRLRERCAVLTGTMARELPDWTPTRIPDGGLHLWVQLPPGLEDSAVADAARAHGVAVNAGARYFPAEQPGACLRLGFAASEDLADLAEGVRRLGAAARACATA, encoded by the coding sequence ATGTCCGACAGTAGCAGTACTGAGGCGCTGGTGGGGATACTCCGCGGGGAGATCGCCCGTCTCACACCCGGTGACCGGATGCCCAGCAGCCGGGAGTTGACGGCACGTCACGGCGTCAGCCCGGTGACGGTGTCGAGGGCGTTCGCCCAACTGTCCGCCGAGGGCGAGGTGGTCACCCGCCCGGGCAGTGGCACTTACGTCGCCCCGCGCCGCACTCGTTCGGCCGCCGATGCGCCGGACACCTCCTGGCAGGCGGTGGCACTCGCCGGACGTGACTTCGATCCGGGCGCCGCGGACAGTCTTTCGGATGCGCCGCCCGCAGGCGGGATCGCCATGGCAGGCGGCTATCTGCACCCATCACTGCGCCCGGAACGGGCGTTGAGCGCGGCCCTGGCCCGGGCGGCCCGCCGTCCCGGCGCCTGGGACCGGGCGCCCGCCGCGGGCCTGGCGCCGCTGCGCGCGGCCTTCGCCCAAGCGGCCGGAAGCGCGGTCGGCCCTGAGGACGTACTGATCACCGGCGGCGGCCAGGGCGCACTGTCGATGCTGTTCCGAGCGCTGGCCGCGCCGGGCAGCCCGGTGCTGGTGGAGTCGCCGACGTACCCGGGCGCACTGGCCGCCGCCCGCGCGGCGGGGCTGCGCCCGGTGGCCGTACCGATGGACGGCGAAGGTGTCCGTCCCGACCTGCTGGCCGACGCCTTCGCCGTGACCGGGGCCCGGCTGCTGTACTGCCAGCCCACCTTCCACAATCCGACCGGCGCCGTGCTCGCGCCGGCGCGACGCCGCCAGGTCGTGGACGTGGCCCGCGCCGCAGGGGCATTCCTCGTCGAGGACGACTTCGCCCGCCACCTCGGCCACGGCGGCCCGGTGCCTCTCCCCCTGGTCTCGGACGATCGCGACGGCACCGTGGTCCAGCTGACCTCGCTGACCAAGCCGGCCTCGCCGAGCCTGCGCATCGGGGCGGTGATCGCCCGTGGACCGGTGATGCGAAGACTGCAGGGGATGCGGCGGGTGGACGACTTCTTCGTCGCCAGGCCGCTGCAGGAGGCGGCCTTGGAACTGGTGAGCACTCCCGCGTGGGACCGGCATCTGCGTGCCCTTTCCACGCGCCTGAGGGAGCGTTGTGCGGTGCTGACCGGCACCATGGCGCGCGAACTGCCCGACTGGACGCCGACCCGGATCCCGGACGGTGGCCTGCACCTGTGGGTCCAGCTACCGCCCGGCCTTGAGGACTCCGCCGTCGCGGACGCGGCACGGGCCCACGGTGTGGCGGTCAACGCGGGGGCCCGCTACTTCCCGGCCGAGCAGCCAGGCGCCTGCCTGAGGCTCGGCTTCGCGGCTTCGGAGGACCTCGCCGACCTCGCCGAGGGCGTCCGCCGCCTCGGTGCGGCGGCACGAGCGTGCGCCACGGCATGA
- a CDS encoding ABC transporter ATP-binding protein translates to MFARNKVTTWSMARRLPELVRRALTLAWRIDRTSVVVLLACQALSAALEAFGLVATTSTITALIASGHIQDRLTSALPAISVLAIAAGARALLAIAIVNISSRLSPRLSREAELEMMNAAVAAELTAYDQPGFNDSWENADRGADVAKDLITESQQLMACLASIIAAASVLTLLHPLLLPLIVLAVLPQGIASMKGARVQYESSRAMAAERRTLGLLRWYIVDKDVADQVRSGTMADFLLHLYRKIGARVDASTDRAIHQGARYALLGAFAGGIASAALWGALGLLLATGHMSVASTGTAVFALRTVGSSLRGLVGYGTQLFRTGLYFDDWADFIEEAGGHRMQRGTETAQAPHVVKTENLTYTYPGADKPALDGVTLEVQRGEVLALVGENGSGKTTLSKLLTGLYLPTEGRVTWDGRNTAEFDPDALWKQTAVVPQDFAHWPLSARENITLGQPHGGDHTVHQAAEHSGAHEVVADLRSGLDTLLAREWFGGVELSGGQWQRIAIARAFHRCAGLLVMDEPTSALDARAEHRIFTGLRTVAQDRAVVLVTHRLANVAVADRIVVLDHGRIIQTGTFEELTAAPGLFRELWLLQNDRAVPTPRTATEKEQTA, encoded by the coding sequence GTGTTCGCACGGAACAAGGTCACCACCTGGTCCATGGCTCGGCGCCTGCCCGAGCTCGTACGCCGCGCCCTCACCCTCGCCTGGCGCATCGACCGCACCAGCGTGGTCGTCCTCCTCGCCTGCCAGGCCCTCTCGGCCGCGCTGGAGGCCTTCGGGCTGGTCGCCACCACCAGCACCATCACCGCACTGATCGCCTCCGGCCACATCCAGGACCGCCTCACCAGCGCCCTGCCCGCCATCAGCGTCCTCGCCATCGCGGCCGGCGCACGCGCTCTCCTCGCCATCGCGATCGTCAACATCTCCAGCCGTCTCTCCCCGCGCCTGTCCCGGGAGGCCGAACTGGAGATGATGAACGCCGCGGTGGCAGCCGAGCTGACCGCCTACGACCAGCCCGGATTCAACGACAGCTGGGAGAACGCAGACCGGGGCGCCGACGTCGCGAAAGACCTCATCACCGAGTCGCAGCAGCTCATGGCCTGCCTCGCCTCCATCATCGCCGCCGCGTCCGTCCTCACCCTCCTGCACCCCCTGCTGCTCCCGCTGATCGTCCTCGCGGTCCTCCCGCAGGGCATCGCCAGCATGAAAGGGGCCCGCGTCCAGTACGAGAGCAGCCGGGCCATGGCCGCCGAACGCCGCACTCTCGGACTGCTGCGCTGGTACATCGTGGACAAGGACGTCGCCGACCAAGTCCGATCCGGCACCATGGCCGACTTCCTCCTCCACCTGTACCGGAAGATCGGCGCCCGCGTCGACGCCTCCACCGACCGCGCCATCCATCAGGGCGCCCGCTACGCTCTTCTCGGAGCCTTCGCGGGTGGCATCGCCTCCGCCGCCCTGTGGGGCGCTCTCGGCCTCCTCCTCGCGACCGGCCACATGTCCGTCGCCTCCACCGGAACCGCCGTGTTCGCCCTGCGCACCGTCGGCTCCTCCCTGCGCGGCCTCGTCGGCTACGGAACCCAGCTGTTCCGTACCGGCCTCTACTTCGACGACTGGGCCGACTTCATCGAAGAAGCCGGCGGACACCGCATGCAGCGCGGAACCGAAACCGCCCAGGCCCCACACGTCGTCAAGACGGAAAACCTCACCTACACCTACCCGGGCGCCGACAAACCCGCGCTGGACGGCGTCACCCTGGAAGTACAGCGAGGTGAAGTCCTCGCCCTGGTCGGCGAAAACGGATCCGGGAAGACCACCCTGTCCAAACTCCTCACTGGTCTCTACCTGCCCACCGAAGGCCGCGTCACCTGGGACGGCCGGAACACCGCAGAGTTCGACCCCGACGCCCTGTGGAAGCAGACCGCCGTCGTCCCCCAGGACTTCGCCCACTGGCCCCTCTCAGCCCGGGAGAACATCACCCTCGGCCAGCCCCATGGCGGTGACCACACCGTCCACCAGGCCGCAGAACACTCCGGCGCCCACGAAGTTGTAGCCGACCTGCGCAGCGGCCTCGATACTCTCCTGGCCCGCGAATGGTTCGGTGGCGTCGAACTCTCCGGCGGTCAGTGGCAGCGCATCGCCATCGCCCGTGCCTTCCACCGCTGCGCCGGTCTCCTCGTCATGGACGAACCCACCAGCGCCCTCGATGCCCGAGCCGAACACCGCATCTTCACCGGCCTCCGCACCGTCGCCCAGGACCGTGCCGTCGTCCTGGTGACACACCGGCTCGCCAATGTGGCCGTCGCCGACCGCATCGTGGTCCTGGACCACGGCCGCATCATCCAGACCGGAACCTTCGAAGAACTTACCGCTGCTCCAGGCCTGTTCCGCGAGCTGTGGCTCCTCCAGAACGACCGCGCTGTCCCGACACCACGCACTGCGACGGAGAAGGAGCAGACCGCATGA
- a CDS encoding right-handed parallel beta-helix repeat-containing protein, translated as MVGIAPAAHAASTLVVPRDYRTIQAAVDAAASGDTILVQGGTYTEQVVVSGKDLKLKGVGNGSPVIKSPAQLTPFAQDVRHGVPVTSVVRIAHGAHVRMSGFTVTGPVPCGQLASGITALQSSSLDLSQSRVIDMLPAPSCPADQAFGRGVTIGLPDFIQVDGAAGSTASGRITRVVVTRYQTDGFNFNGPSEGTPSRVIAKNNVVTGGAQIPAVQAGIVVGGAVATVTGNLVSHAVCTFPGCGGDPINEFQSSGIGAIGTASGTQISHNQVSDADIGIYQVFSPNCCQIRHNRLIDNRFFGIAIQDGDGTTAHNVISGGQVGIGVIADAVDTTGILRHDRIRRTSVAPVREIQCCGFKATAVVKPD; from the coding sequence ATGGTTGGCATCGCCCCTGCCGCCCATGCGGCTTCGACGCTGGTCGTGCCGCGTGACTACCGCACGATTCAGGCGGCGGTGGACGCGGCTGCCTCGGGTGACACCATCCTCGTCCAGGGCGGAACTTACACCGAACAGGTCGTCGTCAGCGGCAAGGACCTCAAGCTCAAGGGTGTCGGCAACGGCTCACCGGTCATCAAGTCGCCGGCGCAGCTGACCCCCTTCGCTCAGGACGTGCGCCATGGCGTGCCGGTGACCTCCGTCGTGCGGATCGCCCACGGCGCCCACGTCCGCATGTCCGGCTTCACCGTGACCGGGCCGGTGCCGTGCGGGCAGCTTGCCAGCGGCATTACGGCCCTTCAGTCCTCGAGCCTCGACCTGTCACAATCCCGCGTCATCGACATGCTGCCCGCCCCGTCCTGTCCGGCCGATCAGGCATTCGGCCGGGGAGTGACCATCGGGCTGCCGGACTTCATCCAGGTGGACGGCGCGGCCGGCAGTACTGCGTCCGGGCGGATCACCCGTGTCGTGGTCACCCGCTACCAGACCGACGGTTTCAATTTCAATGGACCCAGCGAGGGTACGCCCTCACGGGTGATCGCGAAGAACAATGTCGTCACCGGCGGTGCTCAGATCCCGGCCGTCCAGGCCGGCATCGTCGTCGGGGGCGCGGTGGCCACGGTGACCGGCAACCTGGTCTCGCATGCCGTGTGCACCTTCCCCGGGTGTGGTGGGGATCCGATCAACGAGTTCCAGTCCTCCGGTATCGGCGCCATCGGCACCGCGTCAGGCACCCAGATCTCCCACAACCAGGTCTCCGACGCCGACATCGGCATCTACCAGGTCTTCAGCCCGAACTGCTGCCAGATCAGACACAACCGGCTGATCGACAACCGGTTCTTCGGGATCGCCATCCAGGACGGTGACGGCACAACCGCCCACAACGTCATCAGCGGCGGCCAGGTGGGCATCGGCGTCATCGCCGACGCGGTCGACACCACCGGCATCCTCCGCCACGACCGGATCCGCAGGACGTCCGTCGCGCCCGTCCGCGAAATCCAGTGCTGCGGATTCAAGGCAACGGCCGTCGTCAAGCCCGACTGA
- a CDS encoding nucleoside-triphosphatase encodes MGRAWKELACTAFRHAVDALFVAEVDVVATVHTHLTDALERRTDIEVVQLTPANRDALPGELAARLQQPRTHEQGAVEQSRARHRGTQP; translated from the coding sequence GTGGGCCGGGCATGGAAGGAACTGGCGTGCACGGCGTTCCGGCACGCGGTCGACGCGCTGTTCGTCGCAGAGGTCGACGTCGTCGCCACGGTCCACACGCACCTCACCGACGCCCTCGAGCGGCGCACCGACATCGAGGTCGTCCAGCTCACTCCGGCAAACCGGGACGCCCTGCCGGGGGAACTCGCGGCCCGGCTGCAGCAGCCCCGGACGCACGAGCAAGGCGCAGTTGAGCAAAGTCGAGCGAGACATCGAGGCACCCAGCCGTGA
- a CDS encoding carboxymuconolactone decarboxylase family protein: MTDTSISRMPNPAEFVPELNDISAALFRATGNRSVPRTTMSLVHLRAGQIVGNTYLTVLNTGFLRKAGVSEERITAVSSWQDAPYFSDAERAALALVEATLQPAPHGRERVSDELYAEVARHYDEKALATLTIAIGQISFFIALAVIGKPQPVSSLADEQWD; this comes from the coding sequence ATGACGGACACCTCGATCTCCCGGATGCCGAACCCGGCCGAGTTCGTGCCCGAGCTGAACGACATCAGCGCGGCTCTGTTCCGTGCCACGGGCAACCGGTCGGTGCCGCGTACCACGATGAGCCTGGTCCACCTGCGTGCCGGGCAGATCGTCGGCAACACCTACCTGACGGTCCTGAACACCGGTTTCCTGCGCAAGGCCGGGGTCTCGGAGGAGCGCATCACCGCCGTCTCCTCGTGGCAGGACGCCCCGTACTTCAGCGATGCCGAGCGTGCCGCGCTGGCTCTGGTGGAGGCCACACTCCAGCCCGCCCCGCACGGCAGGGAGCGTGTCTCCGACGAGCTGTATGCCGAGGTGGCCAGGCACTACGACGAGAAGGCGTTGGCAACCCTGACCATCGCGATCGGCCAGATCAGCTTCTTCATCGCCCTCGCCGTCATCGGCAAGCCGCAGCCGGTCAGCTCTTTGGCGGACGAGCAGTGGGACTGA